In Mustela nigripes isolate SB6536 chromosome 2, MUSNIG.SB6536, whole genome shotgun sequence, a single window of DNA contains:
- the VILL gene encoding villin-like protein isoform X2 yields the protein MDSCMWTYATWSSTPTGRGAMSGTSCTCGRCVAWGWEGAPSSPRAEDLRMGLKSCPRPLPPPPADHQTTTRENNQFYEEVVDGSLGAKPATAEFYLSESDFQDIFGKSKEESYSMARWRQHQEKKAAWLFLTPGTCPRLGHPHGQDPHRYLPNTYLSPQGNPAGMV from the exons ATGGACAGCTGTATGTGGACATATGCTACCTGGTCCTCTACACCTACCGGAAGAGGGGCCATGTCTGGTACATCCTGTACCTGTGGCAGGTGtgtggcctggggctgggagggggcaccTTCAAGCCCCAGAGCTGAGGATCTGAGAATGGGATTGAAGAGCTGCCCCAGGCCCTTACCACCGCCACCTGCAGACCACCAGACCACCACACGTGAG AACAACCAGTTCTATGAGGAGGTGGTGGACGGCAGCCTAGGAGCAAAACCTGCCACAGCTGAG TTCTACCTCTCTGAATCTGACTTCCAAGATATCTTTGGGAAATCCAAGGAAGAAAGCTATAGCATGGCCAGGTGGAGGCAGCACCAGGAGAAAAAAGCGGCTTGGCTTTTTCTGACCCCAGGAACCTGCCCCCGCCTGGGCCACCCACATGGACAGGACCCCCACAGGTACCTTCCCAACACATACCTGAGCCCCCAGGGAAACCCTGCTGGCATGGTCTAG
- the VILL gene encoding villin-like protein isoform X1, translated as MDSCMWTYATWSSTPTGRGAMSGTSCTCGRCVAWGWEGAPSSPRAEDLRMGLKSCPRPLPPPPADHQTTTREVPVVPSILFYPDSCPQNNQFYEEVVDGSLGAKPATAEFYLSESDFQDIFGKSKEESYSMARWRQHQEKKAAWLFLTPGTCPRLGHPHGQDPHRYLPNTYLSPQGNPAGMV; from the exons ATGGACAGCTGTATGTGGACATATGCTACCTGGTCCTCTACACCTACCGGAAGAGGGGCCATGTCTGGTACATCCTGTACCTGTGGCAGGTGtgtggcctggggctgggagggggcaccTTCAAGCCCCAGAGCTGAGGATCTGAGAATGGGATTGAAGAGCTGCCCCAGGCCCTTACCACCGCCACCTGCAGACCACCAGACCACCACACGTGAG gtCCCAGTGGTGCCCTCCATACTGTTCTACCCTGATTCTTGCCCCCAGAACAACCAGTTCTATGAGGAGGTGGTGGACGGCAGCCTAGGAGCAAAACCTGCCACAGCTGAG TTCTACCTCTCTGAATCTGACTTCCAAGATATCTTTGGGAAATCCAAGGAAGAAAGCTATAGCATGGCCAGGTGGAGGCAGCACCAGGAGAAAAAAGCGGCTTGGCTTTTTCTGACCCCAGGAACCTGCCCCCGCCTGGGCCACCCACATGGACAGGACCCCCACAGGTACCTTCCCAACACATACCTGAGCCCCCAGGGAAACCCTGCTGGCATGGTCTAG